The window TGGAATTTTTGGATCTCAAGGATCAGTACTCCGAATCCGATCTCGAAGACGCCCTGATCCAGCACTTGGCGGATTTCCTGCTGGAATTGGGCGATGATTTTGCTTTTTTGGGACGGCAGCGTCGTTTACGCATTGATGACAGTTGGTTCCGCGTTGATCTGCTCTTTTTTCACCGTAGTCTCAAATGCCTGTTGATTATTGATCTCAAGGTCGGAAGATTCGGACACGCGGACGCGGGCCAGATGCACATGTATCTGAACTACGCCCGCGAACATTGGATGAAAAACGGCGAAAATCCACCAGTAGGCTTGATTCTGTGTTCCGAAAAAGGGTCGGCGGAAGCCCATTACGCCCTGACAGGATTGCCAAACACGGTCCTGGCCGCCC of the Deltaproteobacteria bacterium genome contains:
- a CDS encoding DUF1016 family protein; the encoded protein is ALSRDKAAMLHGAQTPAPEDNITPEQAIRDPFVLEFLDLKDQYSESDLEDALIQHLADFLLELGDDFAFLGRQRRLRIDDSWFRVDLLFFHRSLKCLLIIDLKVGRFGHADAGQMHMYLNYAREHWMKNGENPPVGLILCSEKGSAEAHYALTGLPNTVLAAQYQMILPDEKMLAAELEKTRHALDGRQKS